From the Kogia breviceps isolate mKogBre1 chromosome 3, mKogBre1 haplotype 1, whole genome shotgun sequence genome, one window contains:
- the IMP3 gene encoding U3 small nucleolar ribonucleoprotein protein IMP3, whose product MVRKLKFHEQKLLKQVDFLNWEVTDHNLHELRVLRRYRLQRREDYTRYNQLSRAVRELARRLRDLPERDPFRVRSSAALLDKLYALGLIPTRGSLELCDFVTASSFCRRRLPTVLLKLRMAQHLQAAVAFVEQGHVRVGPDVVTDPAFLVTRSMEDFVTWVDSSKIKRHVLEYNEERDDFDLEA is encoded by the coding sequence ATGGTGCGGAAGCTTAAGTTCCACGAGCAGAAGCTGCTGAAGCAAGTGGACTTCCTGAACTGGGAGGTCACCGATCACAACTTGCACGAGCTGCGCGTGTTGCGGCGTTATCGGCTGCAACGGCGCGAGGACTACACGCGCTACAACCAGCTGAGCCGTGCTGTGCGCGAGCTGGCGCGGCGCCTGCGGGACCTGCCAGAGCGCGACCCGTTTCGCGTGCGCTCCTCGGCCGCACTGTTGGACAAACTGTATGCTCTCGGCCTAATCCCCACGCGCGGGTCTCTGGAGCTCTGCGATTTCGTCACGGCCTCGTCCTTCTGCCGCCGCCGCCTGCCCACCGTGCTACTTAAGCTGCGCATGGCGCAGCACCTCCAGGCCGCCGTGGCATTCGTGGAGCAGGGTCACGTGCGCGTGGGCCCCGACGTGGTCACCGACCCCGCCTTCCTTGTCACGCGCAGCATGGAGGACTTCGTCACCTGGGTTGACTCGTCCAAGATCAAGCGGCACGTGCTGGAGTACAATGAGGAGCGTGATGACTTCGATCTGGAAGCCTAG
- the SNX33 gene encoding sorting nexin-33 isoform X1: MALKGRALYDFRSENKEEISIQQDEDLVVFSETSLDGWLQGQNSRGETGLFPASYVEIIRSGTSSDHADYSSSPAGSLGTQVSLYNSSSVADPSWSGGGCGFLSNQGSFEEDDDDDWDDWDDGCTVVEEPRAGGLGTNGHPPLNLSYPGAYPSQHMAFRPKPPLERQDSLASAKRGSVVGRNLNRFSCFVRSGVEAFILGDVPMMAKIAETYSIEMGPRGPQWKANPHPFACSVEDPTKQTKFKGIKSYISYKLTPTHAGSPVYRRYKHFDWLYNRLLHKFTVISVPHLPEKQATGRFEEDFIEKRKRRLILWMDHMTSHPVLSQYEGFQHFLSCLDDKQWKMGKRRAEKDEMVGASFLLTFQIPTEHQDLQDVEDRVDTFKAFSKKMDDSVLQLSTVASELVRKHVGGFRKEFQKLGNAFQAISHAFQMDPPFSSEALNSAISHTGRTYEAVGEMFAEQPKNDLFQMLDTLSLYQGLLSNFPDIIHLQKGAFAKVKESQRMSDEGRMAQDEADGIRRRCRVVGFALQAEMNHFHQRRELDFKHMMQNYLRQQIVFYQRVGQQLEKTLHMYDSL; the protein is encoded by the exons ATGGCACTAAAAGGCCGAGCCCTCTATGACTTCCGCAGCGAGAACAAGGAGGAAATCAGCATCCAGCAGGATGAGGACCTGGTTGTTTTCAGCGAGACCTCGCTGGATGGCTGGCTGCAGGGCCAGAACAGCCGCGGTGAGACAGGGCTCTTCCCTGCCTCTTACGTGGAGATCATCCGTTCTGGCACCAGCTCCGACCACGCCGACTACTCCAGCAGTCCTGCAGGCTCTCTAGGCACTCAGGTGAGCTTATACAACAGTTCCAGCGTGGCAGACCCCTCCTGGAGTGGTGGGGGCTGTGGCTTCCTGTCAAACCAGGGTAGTTTTGAGGAGGACGATGACGATGACTGGGATGACTGGGATGATGGGTGCACAGTGGTGGAGGAGCCGCGGGCTGGCGGGCTGGGCACCAACGGGCACCCCCCACTCAACCTCTCCTACCCCGGTGCCTACCCCAGCCAACACATGGCCTTCCGGCCCAAGCCACCCCTGGAGCGGCAGGACAGCCTGGCATCGGCCAAGCGAGGCAGTGTGGTGGGGCGCAACCTCAACCGCTTCTCGTGTTTTGTGCGCTCCGGCGTGGAGGCCTTCATCCTGGGCGATGTGCCCATGATGGCCAAGATCGCCGAGACATACTCCATTGAGATGGGCCCTCGCGGCCCCCAGTGGAAGGCCAACCCCCACCCATTTGCCTGCTCCGTGGAGGACCCCACCAAACAGACCAAATTCAAGGGCATCAAAAGCTACATCTCCTACAAGCTCACACCCACACACGCTGGCTCACCTGTCTACAGGCGCTACAAGCACTTCGACTGGCTCTACAACCGCCTGCTGCACAAGTTCACCGTTATCTCTGTGCCCCACCTGCCAGAGAAGCAGGCCACAGGCCGCTTCGAGGAGGACTTCATTGAGAAGCGGAAGCGACGGCTCATCCTCTGGATGGACCACATGACTAGCCACCCCGTGCTGTCCCAGTACGAGGGCTTCCAACATTTCCTTAGCTGCCTGGATGACAAGCAGTGGAAGATGGGCAAACGCCGGGCCGAGAAGGACGAGATGGTGGGCGCCAGCTTCCTGCTCACCTTCCAGATCCCCACGGAGCACCAGGACCTGCAGGATGTGGAGGACCGTGTGGACACCTTCAAAGCCTTCAGCAAGAAGATGGACGACAGCGTCCTGCAGCTCAGCACTGTAGCATCGGAGCTGGTGCGCAAGCATGTGGGGGGCTTCCGCAAGGAATTCCAGAAGCTGGGCAATGCCTTCCAGGCCATCAGTCATGCCTTCCAAATGGACCCCCCCTTCAGCTCTGAAGCCCTCAACAGCGCCATTTCTCACACGGGCCGTACCTATGAAGCCGTGGGTGAGATGTTTGCCGAGCAGCCCAAGAACGACCTCTTCCAGATGCTCGATACGCTGTCTCTCTACCAGGGCCTGCTCTCCAACTTCCCCGACATCATCCACCTGCAGAAAG GTGCCTTCGCCAAGGTGAAGGAGAGCCAGCGCATGAGTGACGAGGGCCGCATGGCGCAGGACGAGGCAGATGGCATTCGCAGGCGCTGCCGCGTGGTGGGCTTCGCCCTGCAGGCTGAGATGAACCACTTCCACCAGCGCCGTGAGCTCGACTTCAAGCACATGATGCAGAACTACCTGCGCCAGCAGATCGTCTTCTACCAGCGGGTAGGCCAGCAGCTGGAGAAGACGCTGCACATGTATGACAGCCTCTGA
- the SNX33 gene encoding sorting nexin-33 isoform X2, with translation MALKGRALYDFRSENKEEISIQQDEDLVVFSETSLDGWLQGQNSRGETGLFPASYVEIIRSGTSSDHADYSSSPAGSLGTQVSLYNSSSVADPSWSGGGCGFLSNQGSFEEDDDDDWDDWDDGCTVVEEPRAGGLGTNGHPPLNLSYPGAYPSQHMAFRPKPPLERQDSLASAKRGSVVGRNLNRFSCFVRSGVEAFILGDVPMMAKIAETYSIEMGPRGPQWKANPHPFACSVEDPTKQTKFKGIKSYISYKLTPTHAGSPVYRRYKHFDWLYNRLLHKFTVISVPHLPEKQATGRFEEDFIEKRKRRLILWMDHMTSHPVLSQYEGFQHFLSCLDDKQWKMGKRRAEKDEMVGASFLLTFQIPTEHQDLQDVEDRVDTFKAFSKKMDDSVLQLSTVASELVRKHVGGFRKEFQKLGNAFQAISHAFQMDPPFSSEALNSAISHTGRTYEAVGEMFAEQPKNDLFQMLDTLSLYQGLLSNFPDIIHLQKGAFAKVKESQRMSDEGRMAQDEADGIRRRCRVVGFALQAEMNHFHQRRELDFKHMMQNYLRQQIVFYQRVWRKKG, from the exons ATGGCACTAAAAGGCCGAGCCCTCTATGACTTCCGCAGCGAGAACAAGGAGGAAATCAGCATCCAGCAGGATGAGGACCTGGTTGTTTTCAGCGAGACCTCGCTGGATGGCTGGCTGCAGGGCCAGAACAGCCGCGGTGAGACAGGGCTCTTCCCTGCCTCTTACGTGGAGATCATCCGTTCTGGCACCAGCTCCGACCACGCCGACTACTCCAGCAGTCCTGCAGGCTCTCTAGGCACTCAGGTGAGCTTATACAACAGTTCCAGCGTGGCAGACCCCTCCTGGAGTGGTGGGGGCTGTGGCTTCCTGTCAAACCAGGGTAGTTTTGAGGAGGACGATGACGATGACTGGGATGACTGGGATGATGGGTGCACAGTGGTGGAGGAGCCGCGGGCTGGCGGGCTGGGCACCAACGGGCACCCCCCACTCAACCTCTCCTACCCCGGTGCCTACCCCAGCCAACACATGGCCTTCCGGCCCAAGCCACCCCTGGAGCGGCAGGACAGCCTGGCATCGGCCAAGCGAGGCAGTGTGGTGGGGCGCAACCTCAACCGCTTCTCGTGTTTTGTGCGCTCCGGCGTGGAGGCCTTCATCCTGGGCGATGTGCCCATGATGGCCAAGATCGCCGAGACATACTCCATTGAGATGGGCCCTCGCGGCCCCCAGTGGAAGGCCAACCCCCACCCATTTGCCTGCTCCGTGGAGGACCCCACCAAACAGACCAAATTCAAGGGCATCAAAAGCTACATCTCCTACAAGCTCACACCCACACACGCTGGCTCACCTGTCTACAGGCGCTACAAGCACTTCGACTGGCTCTACAACCGCCTGCTGCACAAGTTCACCGTTATCTCTGTGCCCCACCTGCCAGAGAAGCAGGCCACAGGCCGCTTCGAGGAGGACTTCATTGAGAAGCGGAAGCGACGGCTCATCCTCTGGATGGACCACATGACTAGCCACCCCGTGCTGTCCCAGTACGAGGGCTTCCAACATTTCCTTAGCTGCCTGGATGACAAGCAGTGGAAGATGGGCAAACGCCGGGCCGAGAAGGACGAGATGGTGGGCGCCAGCTTCCTGCTCACCTTCCAGATCCCCACGGAGCACCAGGACCTGCAGGATGTGGAGGACCGTGTGGACACCTTCAAAGCCTTCAGCAAGAAGATGGACGACAGCGTCCTGCAGCTCAGCACTGTAGCATCGGAGCTGGTGCGCAAGCATGTGGGGGGCTTCCGCAAGGAATTCCAGAAGCTGGGCAATGCCTTCCAGGCCATCAGTCATGCCTTCCAAATGGACCCCCCCTTCAGCTCTGAAGCCCTCAACAGCGCCATTTCTCACACGGGCCGTACCTATGAAGCCGTGGGTGAGATGTTTGCCGAGCAGCCCAAGAACGACCTCTTCCAGATGCTCGATACGCTGTCTCTCTACCAGGGCCTGCTCTCCAACTTCCCCGACATCATCCACCTGCAGAAAG GTGCCTTCGCCAAGGTGAAGGAGAGCCAGCGCATGAGTGACGAGGGCCGCATGGCGCAGGACGAGGCAGATGGCATTCGCAGGCGCTGCCGCGTGGTGGGCTTCGCCCTGCAGGCTGAGATGAACCACTTCCACCAGCGCCGTGAGCTCGACTTCAAGCACATGATGCAGAACTACCTGCGCCAGCAGATCGTCTTCTACCAGCGG GTCTGGAGGAAGAAGGGGTAG